The genomic window CACCCTAGAATCTAACCTTAAGTTTTAGTTatcttcttgaaataaatgattgATCTAATGAGAAGCTGCTCACAAAAATTAGACCAGTGtaaataacaaacatttattggtGTCACTTATGGTAGAAAAAAGTTCCTACACCAGATGCACATGACCCAGTTGTTAAATAGAACATTTCCAAGGTGAACACACCCCCTAACCCAATGTTAAGATGGCCAATTCcttctgtccccccaccccaagacATGTGAGCAACTGCTAATGAAAAGCAGTAAACAGCCACTTGGGCTATAGCATTTTCAACTCCACTCCGAGGTGAAGATTCCAATTACATTCGAGACTTAAGTTCTCTCAATTTTCTCCTAACAAAAGTTCCTGAGTCCAGTATTTACAATGTTACAGCACTAGCAGATCAGTGTCTACAACTCATCTTTTTCTGCTGTATCCTCTTCACCAGTTGGAGGAGGGCCTGCACTTCCATAGAGTTTGCTGATAATTGGCTGAACAATTTCTTCTAGTTCCTTCTTTTTAGCTTTGAAGTCTTCAATGTCAGCATCTTGGTGGCTTTCCAGCCACTCAATCTTTTCCTCCACAGCTTTCTCCATGGTTTCCTTATCTTCAGAGGACAGTTTGCCTCCCAGCTTCTCTTTATCGCCAATCTGATTCTTCAGTGAGTAGGCGTAGCTCTCCAGCTCGTTTCTGGTGTCAATGCGCTCCTTGAGCTTTTTGTCTTCCTCAGCAAATTTTTCAGCATCATTAACCATCCTTTCAATCTCCTCAGGTGTCAGGCGGTTTTGGTCATTGGTAATTGTGATCTTATTCTTGTTCCCCGTGCCCTTGTCCTCAGCTGTCACACGAAGAATACCATTCACATCTATCTCAAAGGTGACTTCAATCTGCGGGACTCCACGGGGAGCAGGGGGAATTCCAGTCAGATCAAATGTACCCAGGAGGTGATTGTCCTTCGTCAGAGGTCGTTCGCCTAGAAGTCACACACAGAAAAGCCTGTTATTGACAAACAGTCATCCTCGTCCCTACATTTCAGCTAGGGCTACAGTGGTAAGGGCACTTCATCAAGTTGAGTCCAcaaagagcagcaactgggactaagtTACTAACAGAATCTCCTCTACTTTCCAGCATGGGATTTTCATTCTTGTATTCCAGAAGCTGGTTCGGAAGTTATTTTAACAGGAAAAAGTGCTAAATAGCTAGATAAGTGCTGACTGTGAAACTCAACAGCAaaggacccccccaccccaatctGAAAACAGCAGCTACTTCTTTCACTAGCTACTGTAATAAAGAACACAAAGTAAGTTAAACATACTACAGTATTAACAAACGCAAGTAGTTACCTTCATAGACCTTAATTGTAACCGTTGGCTGATTATCAGAAGCTGTAGAGAAGATCTGAGATTTCTTGGTGGGCACTACAGTGTTTCTTGGAATTAGTTTGGTCATGACACCTCCCACAGTTTCAATACCAAGTGTAAGAGGACATACATCCAGCAGCACCAGGTCACctgcaaaataaattaatcaCTTTAATTCAAAAGTTACATACACTACCAATCTCCCCATGAACTAAGGTtatcttttctcttactgtctggCTAGGTTCTAAGCACAAGCATTTTAGAGGCAGTGAATGAAGACATTTGCTAAGGACCTTGAGACTGCTCTGGCCTTGTCTTCACTGGACACTAGTTGTGACCTTACTGCTCACAATCTATTGTTTTCTAAAGCAACAGCTAAGTCTCCCCATCGAGATGCTGAGGTGTTTTGAAAGATGCTAATGACCTACCTGTATCTTGATCACCAGAGAGTACGCCAGCCTGGACGGCAGCACCATACGCTACAGCCTCATCTGGGTTTATGCCACGGGATGGCTCCTTGCCGTTGAAGAACTCTTTAACCAGTTGCTGAATCTTTGGAATGCGAGTAGAGCCACCAACAAGAACAATTTCATCAATGTCAGACTTCTTCAAATCAGAATCCTCCAACACTTTCTGGACAGGTTTCATGGTGGACCGGAACAGGTCCTACAATAAGAGATGGAGTCACTGTGATGCCTGTTATACCCAGACAATGTCTAGATATCACCATCCTAAAGTCAGAGTCTAACTAGATCTCATTAGCAAAGCAGAAACCACAAAACATACCATGTTCAGCTCTTCGAATTTAGCCCGAGTCAGGGTCTCAGAAAAGTCTTCTCCTTCATAGAAGGACTCAATTTCAATCCTGGCTTGATGCTGGGAAGACAGGGCCCGCTTGGCCTTTTCCACTTCACGCCGGAGCTTCTGCACAGCTCTGTTGTCTTTCCTGACATCTTTGCCAGTCTTCTTTTTGTACAGCTTGATGAAGTGCTCCATGACACGCTGGTCGAAGTCTTCCCCGCCCAGGTGAGTGTCTCCATTAGTGGCCACGACTTCGAAGACACCATTGTCAATGGTGAGAAGAGACACATCAAAGGTTCCACCACCCAGGTCAAACACCAGGatgttcttctctccctcccgctTATCCAGACCATAAGCAATAGCAGCTGCAGTACTGGTAAGAGAATGAAAAGGCGGGGAAAGCTTAGtcaaattcacattttccatatgTGGCAAAGGTGCCCTATCATCGAATTTCACTTACGGCTCATTGATGATCCTCATAACATTCAGTCCAGCAATAGTACCAGCATCTTTGGTTGCCTGACGTTGGGCATCATTGAAGTAGGCTGGTACAGTGACAACTGCATGGGTAACCTAAAAGGAGGGTAAGTATATTTTGTCACATGGTTTAACCTTTCAATTATAGCCAAACTATCACTTTAGTAGGTAAGCAAGTTCACAAGTAGGATAAGCATAACACATACAATTTCCCACACATGGAATTGCAtgtaaaaacacatgaaaaagtgtctAGTATTTTGTTTGGCCTACAGTAAAA from Oryctolagus cuniculus chromosome 1, mOryCun1.1, whole genome shotgun sequence includes these protein-coding regions:
- the HSPA5 gene encoding endoplasmic reticulum chaperone BiP; translation: MSPPRRRSCDVSCGGGRFESAVASLVAWPNQRPPRAAPSPIGVLHDGAGGRVYKQRRRRRARHRPGQQTDRLASGFRQRERSGSSLRFCAAACGSIARDACLPACQPAIPVAHGAGKMKLSLVAAVLLLLGAARAEEEDKKEDVGTVVGIDLGTTYSCVGVFKNGRVEIIANDQGNRITPSYVAFTPEGERLIGDAAKNQLTSNPENTVFDAKRLIGRTWNDPSVQQDIKFLPFKVVEKKTKPYIQVDIGGGQTKTFAPEEISAMVLTKMKETAEAYLGKKVTHAVVTVPAYFNDAQRQATKDAGTIAGLNVMRIINEPTAAAIAYGLDKREGEKNILVFDLGGGTFDVSLLTIDNGVFEVVATNGDTHLGGEDFDQRVMEHFIKLYKKKTGKDVRKDNRAVQKLRREVEKAKRALSSQHQARIEIESFYEGEDFSETLTRAKFEELNMDLFRSTMKPVQKVLEDSDLKKSDIDEIVLVGGSTRIPKIQQLVKEFFNGKEPSRGINPDEAVAYGAAVQAGVLSGDQDTGDLVLLDVCPLTLGIETVGGVMTKLIPRNTVVPTKKSQIFSTASDNQPTVTIKVYEGERPLTKDNHLLGTFDLTGIPPAPRGVPQIEVTFEIDVNGILRVTAEDKGTGNKNKITITNDQNRLTPEEIERMVNDAEKFAEEDKKLKERIDTRNELESYAYSLKNQIGDKEKLGGKLSSEDKETMEKAVEEKIEWLESHQDADIEDFKAKKKELEEIVQPIISKLYGSAGPPPTGEEDTAEKDEL